One window of Erwinia aphidicola genomic DNA carries:
- the fsa gene encoding fructose-6-phosphate aldolase, translating into MEFYLDTADVGVVKRLAAILPIKGVTTNPSIVARSRRLLSSVLQELVSILPADSTLFAQVIAHDAAAMVDEALQLREAVPGLVVKVPVTHQGLTAIKALTQQNIPTLGTAVYGAGQGFYAALAGASYIAPYVNRIDAQGGDGIALVKELQTLLGLHCPHSKVLAASFRTPRQVLDCMLAGCQAITVDPDVAELFLLDPAVDSALQRFDQDWSAAYGSLQLS; encoded by the coding sequence ATGGAATTTTATTTAGATACCGCTGACGTCGGCGTGGTGAAACGCCTGGCGGCGATCCTGCCGATCAAAGGGGTCACCACCAATCCCAGCATTGTGGCACGCAGCAGGCGTCTGCTCAGCAGCGTGCTGCAGGAGCTGGTCTCAATCCTGCCTGCTGACAGTACGCTGTTTGCTCAGGTGATCGCCCACGATGCCGCGGCGATGGTGGATGAGGCGCTGCAGCTGCGCGAAGCGGTGCCGGGACTGGTGGTGAAAGTGCCGGTGACGCATCAGGGGCTGACGGCGATTAAAGCGCTGACGCAGCAGAATATCCCGACCCTGGGCACGGCTGTATACGGTGCCGGACAGGGGTTTTACGCGGCGCTGGCCGGGGCGAGCTATATCGCGCCCTATGTGAACCGCATCGATGCGCAGGGCGGAGACGGTATTGCGCTGGTGAAGGAGCTGCAAACCCTGCTCGGGCTGCACTGCCCGCACAGTAAAGTGCTGGCGGCCAGCTTCCGCACGCCGCGCCAGGTGCTCGACTGTATGCTGGCGGGCTGCCAGGCGATCACCGTCGATCCCGACGTGGCCGAGCTGTTCCTGCTCGATCCGGCGGTCGACAGCGCGCTGCAGCGCTTCGATCAGGACTGGTCTGCGGCCTACGGTAGCCTGCAGCTGTCGTAG